TTACACTTAACAACCCTTGTTTTTTGGACATTGCACCGACTTCCCTCAACTCATATAAAGCATACGAAATCACAGGTGATCTGTATCAAACAGAAGGGTACACAGTATTACGTTATTACTATTAGTTATTACATAGGTTCAAAAATGACAAGGGCATCAGGTGTAATATCACTAAACATCAGGGGGTACAAGCGTAATTTGCCCctatcaaattatattaatatgcaACAACTCAACAAGGTGGCCCTACTCTAGTCAATGATCATAACTGGTATACAGAAATTGATAACAATGTTCCAGAGTCTCAGAGAAAGTACTTGTCCTCAAAGTCAAGCACATGGGTCAAGTTTCACTTAAGATCCTTCACATCAAAAACATAAAGGAAGCGGTGGGAGGCATCAAATTAGTTTGCAACCTAAGCCATTAATACAAAGGCATTTAtgcctacaaaacaaatagcaTTGTCTTTTCTTAAAACACTCAAGGTTAAGTATGTATCAgacaacaaatataaataagttCATTACACTTTAAAAAAGGACTCAACAGTGAGCATTTTTACCTGATTAAGCATCCACTTGGATCCAATTGCAGCTGAGCATTCATTCTTGGAAGCACTACTGAGCCAGTCCAGGTTGTAAACTTTGTCCAGAGTCTGCACAATGGTAGAAACATTTACTCTTCTTTCTCTAACTGAAAAAATCTCCCCGTTGGAGCTCACATTAATATGGCTATTCAAAAGGGTCTCAAACCACCCACTGCCAGATCTCTGATTCGACAATATGGCAAAGAACCGCACAGGATTACCAGCACACTCACTCCTACCAAAGCCAAAAGGTTAATTAACAAGACCCAACCCAAAGCCAAAATAACCATAACACAACAAAACTTCACATTATTACCTGTTGAAAGACACAGGCTCGGGGTAATGCAACAAAGGAACATCATGTGTTAGGTTCAATCTATTAATACTACTAATACTACTCCGAGAAGGCTTCTCAATTTGCAACTCCATGAGCATAGTCCTTGCGTGTGTGCTTATCTGCTTTAGACACacagaacaaataaaaacacCACACACCATTGAAAAGATCAACACCGACATCCTTAACAACAGTGGCGATTTCTTCTGAGGCTTCATAACCAGAATGTCCTGCAACCcaagaaagagaaaaacatcACATTCATGTGAAACCCAACCacatttttttagaaagaaCAAATGGGGTATCATCAAATTGGGTGCAACAAAGGATGAAAGACAGAAACTTTAGAAGCACTTGTTCTAGCAACCTTGTTGAAGAAACATATGTCTTCTTTTAGTACCATCGCTATTCTGTTCCAGAAGAAAGAAACAAGAGGGAGGAGAgggaggagagagagaaagagagagaacaaGAACTGGGAGTTTGATGTTTGAAATAGCAAAGCACAGAGAAAAAGAAACAGTGTTTGAGGCAGAAAGTGGAGAACAATAGGGAAAAACTGAGCATTGGACCTTGTTTGTGTTGAGACTTGAGGGCCTGTAAAAGTCAAGCCCACCATCTAACCCCTTCTCTTCTCACAAATACTTAGCAAAGACTCAAAAGAACATGAAtttagtcaataaaaaatagtaatatattaaAGAAGCTTAATACATTAATGAAAATACTTTAAATTGATACTCTCCTAATGAAaaggattaatttttaattaaaaaattatgatttaaatactaaaaagatGCTGATATTTAATGTTTGATAGTATATTTAATAGCCTCTAAAGGAGGATAAATAttggagaaaaaatattttttaatattgaccTGATGTCAAAGgtgatttctttttaataagtttACATGAAtccttctatatatataaattagaataattattctGAATAAGAAATCTTTTTAGATGTCATTTTTTAACAAGAACGGTTATAGGATTTTTCTTTAATgatttaagaatttttaataATTCCTTATCTCTTTTGGTCCGTGATTTTTAATATCTTTGATTCtaacttaaatattaatatctttttaaaataaattatcaataattaaatacaatattgtatttcaatataaattgtttatcatatatataaaatataatttagattgacctcaaaaaaatataatttatatgataaaaatctttatctattaaattttttaattataatataacttatatattataaatttaagtgatataaaataacataagttAGTTGAATCCTTTGCAAAGCACGGTTTATCTATAAGCAGAGACTATTGCTTGTTTTGTTCTCTTCCTATTCCTAAATTTACTGAACACTCCTTTATGGAGGATGCTTCCGTAAACTCTTctcttttcattaataatttatctttctttcttattataattatggtataaaaaaaatattctaaaataactatcattttagttttttttttaatataacattaactattattttcacttaaaactcctataatattaattatagataaaaatctataaataaattaacgatgatagattaattttataaaattatttttttttcatgatttgttatttttttcttgatttacataaaataaactaaGACCACTATTATTTTAGGACGAATGGAGTAGTTTCTATAGGGTATGGGGTGCTTTGTCCAACccatgcagtaaaaaaaaaaaagatatttattttgtgtaaaaCATTGACTGAAATACTAGTTTAAAATAAGCCTCTTCATCTTCATAAAATACATTCGgtcctttgtttttttaaaaagaattttgttCCAGTTAACCACAATGACCCAGATAACTTAGGAGTTAAGATCAAGGTTAATTTATAAAC
This genomic interval from Glycine max cultivar Williams 82 chromosome 5, Glycine_max_v4.0, whole genome shotgun sequence contains the following:
- the LOC100795357 gene encoding uncharacterized protein isoform X1, encoding MVGLTFTGPQVSTQTRSNAQFFPIVLHFLPQTLFLFLCALLFQTSNSQFLFSLFLSLLPLLPLVSFFWNRIAMVLKEDICFFNKDILVMKPQKKSPLLLRMSVLIFSMVCGVFICSVCLKQISTHARTMLMELQIEKPSRSSISSINRLNLTHDVPLLHYPEPVSFNRSECAGNPVRFFAILSNQRSGSGWFETLLNSHINVSSNGEIFSVRERRVNVSTIVQTLDKVYNLDWLSSASKNECSAAIGSKWMLNQGLMDHPKEIADYFNSRSVSVIFLFRRNLLRRMVSMLANSYDRYAKLFSGTHKSHVHSKEEADTLSKYKPTINSTSLLADLKDMEMRTAKALEYFNTTRHMILYYEDLIQNRTKLKDVQEFLGLPQMELTSRQVKIHRGPLSDHIKNWDDVNRTLAGTIYESFLHADYSS
- the LOC100795357 gene encoding uncharacterized protein isoform X2, with the protein product MVGLTFTGPQVSTQTRSNAQFFPIVLHFLPQTLFLFLCALLFQTSNSQFLFSLFLSLLPLLPLVSFFWNRIAMVLKEDICFFNKDILVMKPQKKSPLLLRMSVLIFSMVCGVFICSVCLKQISTHARTMLMELQIEKPSRSSISSINRLNLTHDVPLLHYPEPVSFNRSECAGNPVRFFAILSNQRSGSGWFETLLNSHINVSSNGEIFSVRERRVNVSTIVQTLDKVYNLDWLSSASKNECSAAIGSKWMLNQGLMDHPKEIADYFNSRSVSVIFLFRRNLLRRMVSMLANSYDRYAKLFSGTHKSHVHSKEEDMEMRTAKALEYFNTTRHMILYYEDLIQNRTKLKDVQEFLGLPQMELTSRQVKIHRGPLSDHIKNWDDVNRTLAGTIYESFLHADYSS